The Mycolicibacterium hassiacum DSM 44199 genome includes a window with the following:
- a CDS encoding heme-dependent oxidative N-demethylase family protein has protein sequence MTLTPELVSAPDLVTEFPFPFTDDVYRYSTNVEPARGEVRTPVGSWGARVVHIDSEYEHELALRQQILEADPTRYAVLPHMRPACWDAMLFLMRELAAGYPDVMSLTGRGRNFHWRNDRLGIDQHFVLGDESTLPAEPLAYIGSQVQDDIVLLDQRDGDLFGDAGVVTFAADWSFGFDVGMTFLEIHGPVPRLRQTGVITRARQFLMRLQPNEIYRRTNWTLTVRRRLDVSTELYHEWGPDRPLMGVVDDETFGRMVHLRVEVQHLIRLPDSGAICFLIRTYMLPFADLATVEPWRRRAAAVLAELPEDMAEYKGFISYRDRAVAWLNSRAPEAS, from the coding sequence GTGACCCTCACCCCCGAACTCGTCTCGGCACCGGACCTGGTGACCGAGTTCCCGTTCCCGTTCACCGACGACGTCTACCGCTACAGCACCAACGTCGAACCCGCTCGCGGCGAGGTCCGCACCCCGGTCGGGTCGTGGGGCGCCCGGGTGGTGCACATCGACAGCGAATACGAGCACGAACTGGCGCTGCGCCAACAGATCCTGGAGGCCGACCCCACCCGGTACGCGGTGCTGCCGCACATGCGGCCGGCCTGCTGGGACGCCATGCTGTTCCTGATGCGCGAGCTCGCGGCCGGGTATCCGGACGTCATGTCGCTGACCGGCCGCGGCCGGAACTTCCACTGGCGCAACGATCGGCTCGGTATCGACCAGCATTTCGTGCTCGGCGACGAGTCCACGCTGCCCGCCGAACCCCTGGCCTACATCGGTTCCCAGGTGCAGGACGACATCGTGCTGCTCGACCAGCGCGACGGTGATCTGTTCGGCGACGCCGGGGTGGTGACCTTCGCGGCGGACTGGTCGTTCGGTTTCGACGTCGGCATGACGTTTCTGGAGATCCACGGTCCGGTGCCGCGACTGCGCCAGACCGGGGTGATCACCCGCGCCCGACAGTTCCTGATGCGGCTGCAGCCCAACGAGATCTACCGGCGCACCAACTGGACGCTGACCGTGCGGCGGCGGTTGGACGTGTCGACCGAGCTGTACCACGAGTGGGGGCCGGACCGGCCGCTGATGGGTGTGGTCGACGACGAGACCTTCGGCCGCATGGTGCATCTGCGGGTGGAGGTGCAGCACCTCATCCGGCTGCCCGACTCCGGGGCGATCTGCTTCCTGATCCGCACCTACATGCTGCCGTTCGCCGATCTCGCGACGGTCGAACCATGGCGGCGGCGCGCAGCCGCGGTGCTGGCCGAGTTGCCGGAGGACATGGCCGAGTACAAGGGTTTCATCTCCTACCGCGATCGCGCGGTCGCCTGGCTGAACTCCCGCGCCCCCGAAGCGAGCTGA
- a CDS encoding ammonium transporter: MPPEVEDAVEAMTAVNNEFFYWMSIGLMMLIHAGFLAYEVGASRSKNVLATAMKNLLAFATIVVGFYFVGWFLYNAMPSGFIEFNDAAKAALPWSDNMGPNIEDPASGIFWGAFALFAATTGSIMSGAVLERIRTSGFLILTVFVGSVVWIIGAAWGWHGAGWMLTKLGFHDVGAAGCVHMIAGFAALGLLINLGPRIGRFKPDGTAVTIPPHNLPLTMLGLFLIFTGFFGFLMGCAIYGPNGYTTIYGTPTNLSAFAFNTLMGLAGGIIGAYVTSKGEPFWTISGGLAGVISVAPGLDLYHPALGFIVAMVGGGLIPYVGKLLEKFRIDDVVAAVTVHGGTGAYALVMVGIFMHGYPNLDGYSPITFWGQLIGMLVFAALGFVPTYLLSLLLKKLHLLRIPPEVEEQGLDLSEVPATPYPEGIPVTGKAALNGNGAAPMVAAASSEVK, encoded by the coding sequence GTGCCACCGGAAGTCGAAGACGCGGTCGAGGCCATGACCGCGGTAAACAACGAGTTCTTCTACTGGATGTCCATCGGCCTGATGATGCTGATCCACGCAGGCTTCCTCGCCTACGAGGTCGGGGCGTCACGGTCGAAGAACGTGCTGGCCACCGCGATGAAGAATCTGTTGGCGTTCGCCACCATCGTCGTTGGCTTCTATTTCGTCGGCTGGTTCCTCTACAACGCGATGCCCAGCGGCTTCATCGAATTCAACGACGCCGCCAAGGCCGCTCTGCCGTGGAGCGACAACATGGGGCCGAACATCGAGGATCCCGCCAGCGGCATCTTCTGGGGAGCGTTCGCGCTGTTCGCCGCGACCACCGGCTCGATCATGTCGGGAGCGGTGCTCGAACGCATCCGCACCAGCGGTTTCCTCATCCTCACCGTGTTCGTCGGATCGGTGGTGTGGATCATCGGTGCGGCGTGGGGCTGGCACGGCGCCGGCTGGATGCTCACCAAACTGGGCTTCCATGACGTCGGCGCGGCCGGGTGCGTGCACATGATCGCCGGGTTCGCCGCCCTGGGCCTGTTGATCAACCTCGGTCCGCGCATCGGGCGGTTCAAGCCCGACGGCACCGCGGTCACCATTCCGCCGCACAATCTCCCGCTGACCATGCTCGGCCTGTTTCTGATCTTCACCGGCTTCTTCGGCTTCCTGATGGGCTGTGCGATCTACGGACCGAACGGCTACACCACCATCTACGGCACCCCGACCAACCTGTCGGCGTTCGCGTTCAACACGCTCATGGGACTGGCGGGCGGCATCATCGGGGCCTACGTCACCTCGAAGGGCGAGCCGTTCTGGACGATCTCGGGTGGCCTGGCCGGCGTCATCTCGGTGGCACCGGGTCTGGACCTGTACCACCCGGCGCTCGGCTTCATCGTCGCGATGGTCGGCGGCGGCCTGATCCCCTATGTGGGCAAGCTGCTGGAGAAGTTCCGCATCGACGACGTGGTCGCCGCGGTGACCGTGCACGGCGGCACCGGCGCCTACGCGCTGGTGATGGTCGGCATCTTCATGCACGGCTACCCGAACCTCGACGGTTACTCGCCGATCACGTTCTGGGGGCAGCTGATCGGCATGCTGGTGTTCGCCGCGCTCGGGTTCGTCCCGACGTACCTGCTGTCGCTGCTGCTCAAGAAGCTGCACCTGCTGCGGATCCCGCCGGAGGTCGAGGAGCAGGGCCTGGACCTGTCCGAGGTGCCCGCCACCCCGTACCCGGAGGGCATCCCGGTGACCGGCAAGGCAGCGCTCAACGGCAACGGGGCCGCGCCGATGGTCGCGGCCGCGAGCTCGGAGGTGAAGTGA
- a CDS encoding PDR/VanB family oxidoreductase gives MSDLQLEVVGIVDEPGDIRTLTLARPDRAPLPSFTPGSHIVIACGDPDHPRPNAYSLTGDNIEPDAYTVSVLLCPDGSGGSRWIHERLSVGDLVTVTGPRSAFAPVLRARRHLLVAGGIGVTPMISHLRAARMWGRDARLYYIHREGRGSYVDEIKALTDDAHIFTERESFYAELLPALAEQPLGTHLYVCGPSGFMDQVIAAAKDAGWPESRIHLERFGIDALDPGEPFEVKLASTGETFTVESGVSLLEALEKRGHKIPNLCRQGVCGECRIPVSAGEINHRDLYLTDEDKAAGDSLMCCVSRAAGDRLELAL, from the coding sequence ATGAGCGATTTGCAGCTGGAGGTGGTCGGGATCGTCGACGAGCCGGGCGATATCCGCACGCTGACCCTGGCCCGGCCGGACCGGGCGCCGCTGCCGTCGTTCACCCCCGGCAGCCACATCGTGATCGCCTGTGGAGACCCGGACCATCCGCGGCCCAACGCCTACTCGCTGACCGGCGACAACATCGAACCCGACGCCTACACGGTGTCGGTCCTGTTGTGCCCGGACGGTTCCGGGGGCTCGCGCTGGATTCACGAGCGGCTGTCGGTCGGTGACCTCGTCACCGTGACCGGGCCGCGCAGCGCCTTCGCGCCGGTGTTGCGCGCCCGGCGTCACCTGTTGGTGGCCGGCGGAATCGGGGTCACCCCGATGATTTCGCATCTGCGTGCCGCGCGGATGTGGGGCCGTGACGCGCGCCTGTACTACATACACCGCGAGGGCCGCGGCAGCTACGTCGACGAGATCAAGGCGCTCACCGACGACGCGCACATCTTCACCGAGCGCGAGTCGTTCTACGCCGAGCTGCTGCCGGCACTGGCCGAACAACCGCTGGGCACCCATCTGTACGTGTGCGGACCGAGCGGATTCATGGACCAGGTGATCGCCGCGGCGAAGGACGCCGGCTGGCCGGAGAGCCGGATCCACCTGGAGCGCTTCGGAATCGATGCCCTCGATCCGGGTGAGCCGTTCGAGGTGAAGCTGGCATCCACCGGTGAGACGTTCACCGTCGAATCCGGGGTGTCGCTGCTGGAGGCGCTGGAGAAGCGGGGTCACAAGATCCCCAACCTGTGCCGCCAGGGCGTGTGCGGCGAATGCCGGATCCCGGTGTCCGCCGGCGAGATCAACCACCGTGACCTGTATCTGACCGACGAGGACAAGGCTGCCGGCGACTCGCTGATGTGCTGCGTGTCGCGGGCGGCGGGCGACCGATTGGAGTTGGCACTGTGA
- a CDS encoding S9 family peptidase, which produces MPATTPDAPATPFSDLDDYLALPRVAGLAVSPDGSRVVTTIAELNDKRTEYRTAVWELDPAGRRPARRLTRGGRGESAPTFTADGDLLFLSSRPTEDDDEPPTALWRLPAAGGEAFEVLALPGGVDAVRAARAGTTTVVSAGLLPSARTIADERRLRDLRKDNKVTAVLHTGYPVRHWDTDLGPGRPHLLRVPAAGDEPADLTPTPGAALYEADFDVSPDGRFVVTTWQVPAPGAARRSVLMRVDTATGERTVIADEPEADLFAPAIAPDGSAVAYLRETWSTPAKAPRITLCCLRFGHGHAELTGDWDRWPSSVVWSADGTALIVTADQDGRAPLFRVDPDTGSVTQLTFDDFAYTDVCAAPGGVLFALRSSYAAPPHPVRIDPDGAVTALPGVDLPALPGTLTELTATAPDGARVRSWLVLPQRTDPAPLLLWIHGGPLSSWNCWSWRWNPWLLAARGYAVLLPDPGLSTGYGQDFVQRGWGAWGAAPYQDLMAATDAACADPRIDADRTAAMGGSFGGYMANWVAGHTDRFRAIVTHASLWALDQFGATTDGAYYWAREMTAEMAAANSPHRHVAEIRTPMLVIHGDKDYRVPIGEALRLWYELLTASGLPADEDGTSPHQFLYFPSEHHWVLSPQHAKIWYQVVTAFLDRHVLGRDTTLPETLG; this is translated from the coding sequence ATGCCCGCGACGACACCGGATGCACCCGCTACTCCGTTCTCTGATCTCGACGACTACCTGGCCCTGCCGCGCGTCGCGGGGCTCGCGGTCAGCCCGGACGGCTCCCGCGTGGTCACCACGATCGCCGAACTGAACGACAAGCGCACCGAGTACCGCACCGCGGTGTGGGAACTCGACCCGGCCGGTCGGCGCCCGGCGCGCCGGCTGACCCGCGGCGGCCGGGGCGAGTCCGCGCCGACGTTCACCGCCGACGGGGATCTGCTGTTCCTCAGCTCGCGGCCGACCGAGGACGACGACGAACCGCCGACGGCGCTGTGGCGGCTACCGGCGGCGGGCGGCGAGGCGTTCGAGGTGCTCGCACTGCCCGGCGGTGTCGACGCGGTGCGTGCCGCCCGCGCGGGAACGACCACCGTGGTCTCCGCCGGGCTGCTGCCGTCGGCCCGCACCATCGCCGACGAGCGTCGCCTGCGCGATCTGCGCAAGGACAACAAGGTCACCGCGGTGCTGCACACCGGTTACCCGGTGCGGCACTGGGACACCGACCTCGGGCCCGGCCGGCCGCACCTGCTGCGCGTCCCGGCCGCCGGCGACGAACCCGCCGACCTCACCCCGACACCGGGTGCTGCCCTCTACGAGGCCGATTTCGACGTCAGCCCCGACGGCCGCTTCGTCGTGACCACCTGGCAGGTACCCGCCCCCGGGGCGGCGCGGCGCTCGGTGCTCATGCGGGTGGACACCGCCACCGGTGAGCGCACCGTGATCGCCGACGAACCCGAGGCCGACCTGTTCGCCCCGGCGATCGCGCCGGACGGTTCGGCGGTGGCCTACCTGCGCGAGACCTGGTCCACACCCGCGAAAGCGCCGCGAATCACGTTGTGCTGCCTACGTTTCGGCCATGGACACGCCGAGCTGACGGGGGACTGGGACCGCTGGCCGTCGTCGGTGGTGTGGTCGGCCGACGGCACGGCACTGATCGTCACCGCCGATCAGGACGGCCGCGCCCCGCTGTTCCGGGTTGATCCGGACACCGGGTCGGTGACGCAGCTGACCTTCGACGACTTCGCCTACACCGACGTGTGCGCCGCACCCGGCGGCGTGCTCTTTGCCCTGCGCAGCTCGTACGCCGCGCCGCCGCATCCGGTGCGGATCGATCCCGACGGGGCGGTGACCGCGTTGCCGGGTGTCGACCTGCCGGCGCTGCCCGGCACATTGACCGAGCTCACCGCCACCGCTCCGGACGGTGCTCGGGTGCGGTCGTGGCTGGTCCTGCCGCAGCGGACGGATCCGGCGCCGCTGCTGCTGTGGATTCACGGTGGGCCGTTGAGCAGCTGGAACTGCTGGTCATGGCGGTGGAACCCGTGGCTGCTGGCCGCTCGCGGCTATGCGGTGTTGCTGCCCGACCCGGGACTGTCCACCGGCTACGGGCAGGACTTCGTGCAGCGCGGCTGGGGGGCCTGGGGTGCCGCCCCGTACCAGGACCTGATGGCCGCCACCGATGCGGCCTGCGCGGACCCGCGGATCGACGCCGACCGCACCGCCGCGATGGGCGGTTCGTTCGGCGGCTACATGGCCAACTGGGTGGCCGGACACACCGACCGGTTCCGTGCCATCGTCACCCACGCCAGCCTGTGGGCGCTCGACCAGTTCGGTGCCACCACCGACGGTGCCTACTACTGGGCGCGGGAGATGACCGCCGAGATGGCGGCCGCCAATTCCCCGCACCGTCACGTCGCCGAGATCCGCACCCCGATGTTGGTGATCCACGGCGACAAGGACTACCGGGTGCCGATCGGCGAGGCGCTGCGGCTGTGGTACGAACTGCTGACCGCGTCGGGACTGCCCGCGGACGAGGACGGAACCAGCCCGCATCAGTTCCTGTATTTCCCGTCCGAGCACCACTGGGTGCTCAGCCCGCAGCACGCCAAGATCTGGTACCAGGTGGTGACCGCGTTCCTGGACCGGCACGTCCTCGGGCGGGACACGACGCTGCCGGAAACGCTCGGGTAG
- a CDS encoding dimethylamine monooxygenase subunit DmmA family protein produces the protein MGPALELTSVPPWTVTPTQPPADVSGRSWAIVAFGDDTESVVSTWSEQLAAAYPDQQPRVYRVGDDAEAAAALTNELATAVVGWRLMVAGPAAACLRLRARALARGVAEDEITIATTDVAIRDVQCVHCRTVTTAAVGIEDTVECSGCGRNLLVYYHVSRLQGAHLGFMVDAERLPEEVASR, from the coding sequence ATGGGCCCTGCCCTCGAGCTGACCAGCGTGCCGCCTTGGACCGTCACTCCCACGCAGCCGCCGGCCGACGTGTCGGGCCGCAGCTGGGCGATCGTGGCGTTCGGGGACGACACCGAGTCGGTGGTCTCGACGTGGAGCGAACAACTCGCCGCGGCGTATCCGGACCAACAGCCACGGGTGTACCGGGTTGGCGACGACGCCGAGGCCGCCGCCGCGCTGACCAATGAGCTGGCCACCGCGGTGGTGGGCTGGCGGCTGATGGTGGCCGGCCCGGCGGCCGCCTGCCTGCGGTTGCGGGCCCGGGCACTGGCGCGCGGGGTGGCCGAGGACGAGATCACGATCGCGACCACCGACGTGGCCATCCGCGACGTGCAGTGTGTGCACTGCCGCACCGTCACCACTGCCGCCGTCGGCATCGAAGACACCGTCGAATGCTCGGGCTGCGGCCGAAACCTGCTGGTGTACTACCACGTTTCGCGGCTGCAGGGCGCGCACCTCGGGTTCATGGTCGACGCCGAACGGCTGCCCGAGGAGGTGGCGTCGCGATGA
- a CDS encoding saccharopine dehydrogenase family protein yields the protein MSGPEMERDREFDIVLYGATGFVGRLTAQYLAGAGDSARIALAGRSEERLGAVRESLGDKAKDWPLLTADASRPETLTAMAARTRVVVTTVGPYARYGLPLVAACAEAGTDYADLTGEVPFIRESIDRYHKQAVDTGARIVHACGFDSIPSDLTVFALYRQAQADGAGELTVTDLLVRSFAGGVSGGTAASMTEVLRTAARDPQLRQAMNDPYTLSPDRGAEPEFGAQPDLRWRRGAQIAPELDGYWVAPFVMAVVNTRIVRRSNALLGYAYGRRFEYGEQMSVGRSVLAPAAAALAAAGNIAAAELGSRFLDKVPDRLIERVLPKPGTGPSERVRERGHYTVDTYTVTTTGARYRATMSQQGDPGYKATSVLLGESALALALDRDRLSDLRGVLTPAAAMGDALLARFPGAGVSLQVSRLD from the coding sequence ATGAGCGGACCCGAAATGGAACGAGACCGTGAGTTCGACATCGTCCTGTACGGGGCAACCGGTTTCGTCGGCCGACTGACGGCCCAGTACCTGGCCGGGGCGGGCGACTCGGCCCGCATCGCGCTCGCGGGCCGCTCGGAGGAGCGGCTAGGGGCGGTCCGGGAATCGTTGGGCGACAAGGCGAAAGACTGGCCGTTGCTCACTGCCGATGCGTCACGGCCGGAGACGCTGACAGCCATGGCGGCCCGCACCCGGGTGGTGGTGACCACCGTCGGCCCGTACGCCCGCTACGGGTTGCCGCTGGTCGCGGCGTGTGCGGAGGCCGGAACCGACTACGCCGACCTCACCGGCGAGGTGCCGTTCATCCGGGAGAGCATCGACCGGTACCACAAACAGGCCGTCGACACCGGTGCGCGGATCGTGCACGCCTGCGGATTCGATTCCATCCCCTCGGATCTCACCGTGTTCGCGCTCTACCGGCAGGCGCAGGCCGACGGTGCGGGGGAGTTGACGGTCACCGATCTTCTGGTGCGCTCCTTCGCCGGCGGCGTGTCCGGCGGCACCGCGGCGTCGATGACCGAGGTGTTGCGCACCGCGGCGCGCGACCCGCAGTTGCGCCAGGCGATGAACGATCCGTACACGCTCAGCCCCGACCGCGGCGCCGAACCCGAGTTCGGCGCCCAACCCGACCTGCGGTGGCGCCGCGGCGCGCAGATCGCCCCCGAACTCGACGGGTACTGGGTGGCGCCGTTCGTGATGGCGGTGGTCAACACCCGGATCGTGCGGCGCAGCAACGCCCTGCTGGGCTACGCCTACGGACGGCGCTTCGAATACGGGGAACAGATGAGCGTCGGACGATCGGTCCTGGCGCCGGCCGCCGCCGCCCTGGCCGCCGCGGGCAACATCGCCGCGGCGGAGCTGGGCAGCCGCTTCCTGGACAAGGTGCCGGACCGGCTCATCGAACGAGTGCTGCCCAAGCCCGGGACCGGGCCCAGCGAACGGGTGCGGGAGCGCGGGCACTACACGGTGGACACCTACACCGTCACCACCACCGGCGCCCGGTACCGCGCCACCATGTCCCAGCAGGGCGACCCTGGCTACAAGGCCACCTCGGTGCTGCTGGGGGAGAGCGCGCTGGCGCTGGCGCTCGACCGCGACCGGCTCTCCGACCTGCGCGGGGTGCTGACCCCGGCCGCGGCAATGGGCGACGCACTGCTCGCCCGGTTCCCCGGCGCGGGAGTGTCGCTGCAGGTCAGCAGGTTGGACTGA
- a CDS encoding DUF937 domain-containing protein, giving the protein MANLEELFAQIPIADLAARLGVDEAEVNNAVRTLVPALVGGMAQNVHDDDIDSSDLESSVAEQGSSSLLDGGVDIDQVDTDQGDRYVARIFDGVDSKQLASALAGGGQNSELIQKLLPIITPIVLAYIGKQLTKGSVSGGAEQASSGGGGLADILGTILGGVSEGVGDNPLGSILGSVLGGDKGGGLGSILGGLFGKKK; this is encoded by the coding sequence ATGGCAAACCTTGAGGAACTGTTCGCACAAATCCCGATCGCAGACCTCGCCGCGCGGCTGGGCGTTGACGAGGCCGAGGTGAACAACGCGGTCCGCACGCTGGTCCCGGCCCTGGTGGGCGGAATGGCCCAGAACGTCCACGACGACGACATCGACTCCTCCGACCTGGAGTCCTCCGTCGCCGAACAGGGCTCGAGCAGCCTGCTCGACGGTGGCGTCGACATCGATCAGGTCGACACCGACCAGGGCGACCGGTACGTGGCCCGCATCTTCGACGGCGTCGACAGCAAGCAGTTGGCGTCCGCGCTGGCCGGTGGCGGCCAGAACAGCGAGTTGATCCAGAAGCTGCTACCGATCATCACGCCCATCGTGCTGGCCTATATCGGCAAGCAGCTGACGAAGGGCAGCGTGTCCGGCGGGGCCGAGCAGGCCAGTTCGGGCGGGGGCGGGCTCGCCGACATTCTGGGCACCATACTCGGCGGCGTCAGCGAGGGCGTCGGTGACAACCCGCTCGGCAGCATCCTGGGCAGTGTGCTCGGCGGCGACAAGGGCGGCGGCCTCGGCAGCATCCTCGGCGGGTTGTTCGGCAAGAAGAAATAG
- a CDS encoding valine--tRNA ligase, which yields MTASPNRDPQSLPKTWDPSAVEAELYQGWVRAGYFTADPTSDKPAYTIVLPPPNVTGSLHMGHALDHTLMDALTRRKRMQGYEVLWLPGTDHAGIATQVVVEKQLAAEGKTKEDVGREGFIERVWRWKNESGGTIAEQMRRIGDGVDWSRDRFTMDEGLSRAVRTIFKRLYDAGLIYRAERLVNWSPVLQTAISDLEVKYEDVEGELVSFRYGSMNDDEPHIVVATTRIETMLGDTAIAVHPDDERYKHLVGRKLPHPFLDRELIIVADEHVDPEFGTGAVKVTPAHDPNDFEIGLRHNLPMPTIMDERARIANTGTQFDGMDRFEARVKVREALAAQGRIVEEKRPYIHSVGHSERSGEPIEPRLSMQWWVKVEALAKAAGDAVRNGETVIHPKSLEPRWFAWVDNMHDWCISRQLWWGHRIPIWHGPNGETVCVGPDETPPEGWEQDPDVLDTWFSSALWPFSTLGWPEATPELEKFYPTTVLVTGYDILFFWVARMMMFGTFVGNDPAITLGGKRGPQVPFKNVFLHGLIRDEHGRKMSKSRGNGIDPLDWVEKYGADALRFTLARGASPGGDLSIGDDHARASRNFATKLFNATRFALLNGAAPAPLPDAGELTDADRWILGRMEQVRAEVDEAFEAYEFSRACEALYHFAWDEFCDWYVELAKVQLGQGITHTTAVLAAVLDTLLKLLHPVMPFVTETLWKQLTGGESLVIAEWPKPSGFTLDPVAAQRIADMQKLITEVRRFRSDQGLNDRQKVPARLSDTAAADVEAQLPAVAALAWLTEPDDTFSPSAAVEVRLSQGTVVVELDTRGSVDIAAERRRLEKDLAAAQKELAGTESKLSNEAFLAKAPAEVVEKIRKRRDVAREEVDRITARLAALGQ from the coding sequence GTGACCGCCAGCCCGAACCGTGATCCGCAATCGCTGCCCAAGACGTGGGACCCGAGCGCGGTAGAGGCCGAGTTGTACCAGGGCTGGGTCCGGGCCGGTTACTTCACCGCCGACCCAACGAGCGACAAGCCCGCGTACACGATCGTGCTGCCGCCGCCGAACGTGACGGGCAGCCTGCACATGGGCCATGCGCTCGACCACACCCTGATGGACGCGCTCACCCGGCGCAAGCGCATGCAGGGCTACGAGGTGCTGTGGCTGCCCGGCACGGACCACGCCGGCATCGCCACCCAGGTGGTGGTGGAAAAGCAGCTCGCCGCCGAGGGCAAGACCAAAGAGGACGTTGGCCGTGAGGGCTTCATCGAGCGCGTCTGGCGGTGGAAGAACGAGTCCGGCGGCACCATCGCCGAGCAGATGCGCCGCATCGGCGACGGCGTGGACTGGAGTCGCGACCGGTTCACCATGGACGAGGGCCTGTCGCGGGCGGTGCGCACCATTTTCAAGCGGCTCTACGACGCCGGCCTGATCTACCGGGCCGAACGGTTGGTGAACTGGTCGCCGGTGCTGCAGACCGCGATCAGCGACCTCGAGGTCAAGTACGAGGACGTCGAGGGTGAGCTGGTGTCGTTCCGCTACGGGTCGATGAACGACGACGAGCCGCACATCGTCGTCGCCACCACCCGGATCGAGACGATGCTCGGCGACACCGCGATCGCGGTGCATCCCGACGACGAACGCTACAAGCACCTGGTCGGCAGGAAGCTGCCGCACCCGTTCCTGGATCGGGAACTGATCATCGTCGCCGACGAGCACGTCGACCCCGAATTCGGGACCGGCGCAGTCAAAGTCACTCCGGCGCACGACCCCAACGACTTCGAGATCGGCCTGCGGCACAACCTGCCGATGCCGACGATCATGGACGAGCGGGCCCGGATCGCCAACACCGGAACGCAGTTCGACGGCATGGACCGGTTCGAGGCGCGGGTCAAGGTGCGCGAGGCGCTGGCCGCCCAGGGCCGCATCGTCGAGGAGAAGCGGCCCTACATCCACTCGGTCGGCCACTCCGAGCGCAGCGGCGAGCCGATCGAACCGCGGTTGAGCATGCAGTGGTGGGTCAAGGTCGAGGCGCTTGCCAAGGCGGCCGGCGACGCGGTGCGCAACGGTGAGACCGTGATTCACCCGAAGAGTCTGGAGCCGCGCTGGTTCGCCTGGGTCGACAACATGCACGACTGGTGCATCTCGCGCCAGCTGTGGTGGGGGCATCGCATCCCGATCTGGCACGGCCCCAACGGCGAAACCGTGTGCGTCGGGCCCGACGAGACGCCGCCGGAGGGCTGGGAGCAGGATCCCGACGTCCTGGACACCTGGTTCTCCTCGGCGCTGTGGCCGTTCTCGACGCTGGGCTGGCCGGAGGCGACCCCGGAACTGGAGAAGTTCTATCCGACCACCGTGTTGGTGACCGGGTACGACATCCTGTTCTTCTGGGTGGCCCGGATGATGATGTTCGGCACCTTCGTCGGCAACGACCCGGCCATCACCCTCGGCGGCAAACGCGGCCCGCAGGTGCCGTTCAAGAACGTGTTCCTGCACGGCCTGATCCGCGACGAGCACGGCCGCAAGATGAGCAAGTCGCGCGGCAACGGCATCGACCCGCTGGACTGGGTGGAGAAGTACGGCGCCGACGCGCTGCGGTTCACGCTGGCCCGTGGTGCCAGCCCGGGCGGGGACCTGTCGATCGGTGACGACCACGCCCGTGCGTCGCGCAACTTCGCCACCAAGCTGTTCAATGCGACCCGGTTCGCGCTGCTCAACGGTGCGGCGCCGGCGCCGCTGCCGGACGCCGGCGAGCTCACCGACGCCGACCGGTGGATCCTCGGCCGGATGGAGCAGGTGCGCGCCGAGGTCGACGAGGCGTTCGAGGCCTACGAGTTCAGCCGCGCCTGTGAGGCGTTGTACCACTTCGCGTGGGACGAGTTCTGCGACTGGTACGTCGAGCTGGCCAAGGTCCAACTCGGCCAGGGGATCACGCACACCACCGCGGTGCTGGCCGCGGTGCTCGACACGCTGCTCAAGCTGCTGCACCCGGTGATGCCGTTCGTCACCGAGACGTTGTGGAAGCAGCTGACCGGCGGCGAGTCGCTGGTGATCGCCGAGTGGCCCAAGCCCTCCGGCTTCACCCTGGATCCCGTTGCCGCACAGCGGATCGCCGACATGCAGAAGCTCATCACCGAGGTCCGGCGGTTCCGCAGCGATCAGGGCCTCAACGATCGGCAGAAGGTGCCTGCGCGGCTGTCGGACACCGCGGCGGCCGACGTCGAGGCGCAGCTGCCCGCCGTCGCGGCGCTGGCGTGGCTGACCGAACCGGACGACACGTTCAGCCCGTCGGCGGCTGTCGAGGTGCGGCTGTCGCAGGGCACCGTGGTGGTGGAGTTGGACACCCGGGGCAGCGTCGACATCGCCGCCGAACGGCGCCGGCTGGAGAAGGATCTGGCGGCCGCGCAGAAGGAGCTGGCCGGCACCGAGAGCAAGCTCAGCAACGAGGCGTTCCTGGCCAAGGCCCCGGCGGAGGTGGTCGAGAAGATCCGGAAGCGCCGTGACGTGGCTCGCGAAGAGGTCGATCGCATCACCGCCCGCCTGGCGGCGCTCGGGCAATGA